In Synechococcus sp. PCC 6312, one genomic interval encodes:
- the lipA gene encoding lipoyl synthase, with the protein MSESVSPPQRLPSWLKSPIGRARDLAPVQRLIKQAGIYTICEEGRCPNRGECYSQGTATFLLMGPICTRACGFCQVDKGHAPRPVDDHEPVKVAQTVQTLGLRYVVLTSVARDDLPDQGVGHFIATMTAIRHLNPNTAIEVLTPDFRGDQHLISQIVQAWPACFNHNLETVKRLQGPVRRGAKYERSLEVLATVKHLNPQIPTKSGLMLGLGETQAEILETLKDLRAVDCNRLTLGQYLAPSLSHLPVVKYWHPDEFKALGQTAKAMGFSQVRSGPLVRSSYHASQVEES; encoded by the coding sequence ATGTCTGAATCTGTCTCCCCCCCTCAACGCCTCCCCAGTTGGTTAAAATCTCCCATTGGTCGGGCCCGTGATCTAGCTCCGGTTCAACGCCTGATCAAGCAAGCGGGTATCTATACCATCTGTGAAGAAGGCCGCTGCCCAAATCGGGGGGAATGCTATAGCCAAGGGACAGCAACTTTTTTGCTCATGGGGCCAATTTGCACCCGGGCCTGTGGGTTTTGCCAAGTGGATAAAGGCCATGCTCCCCGGCCTGTGGATGATCATGAACCTGTCAAAGTAGCCCAGACTGTCCAAACCCTCGGCCTGCGCTATGTCGTCTTAACCTCAGTTGCCAGGGATGATTTACCCGATCAAGGGGTAGGGCACTTTATCGCGACAATGACCGCTATTCGCCACCTCAATCCCAACACCGCCATTGAAGTCCTGACTCCAGATTTTCGTGGTGATCAGCATTTAATTAGCCAAATCGTCCAGGCCTGGCCCGCTTGCTTTAACCATAATCTCGAAACCGTGAAGCGATTACAGGGGCCCGTCCGGCGCGGCGCAAAATATGAACGCTCTCTCGAGGTCTTAGCCACTGTCAAGCACCTTAATCCACAAATTCCTACCAAATCCGGACTAATGCTGGGCCTGGGGGAAACGCAAGCCGAAATTCTAGAAACTCTCAAAGATCTGCGGGCCGTGGATTGCAATCGCCTTACCCTCGGTCAATATCTGGCCCCGTCTCTCTCCCATTTACCAGTCGTCAAATATTGGCACCCTGATGAATTTAAGGCTCTCGGGCAAACCGCCAAAGCAATGGGATTTTCGCAGGTACGGTCTGGCCCGCTTGTCCGTAGTTCTTACCATGCTAGTCAGGTGGAGGAGAGTTAG
- a CDS encoding family 10 glycosylhydrolase, with protein MTQSRWRKLAYWLSLGLGVVLAWGMLSPVLAQSPPKVVDPLDHPDSIYVQPAAPASPAPRVSEPEIRGVWLTTNDTRMLRDRPRLAQAMAQLANLNFNTVYPVIWNSGYVTYPSPVAQRHNIQPFVIRGIQDNYDILAEVINQAHCQGLLAIPWFEFGFMAPETSELVMQHPNWVTQRRDGTKTWVGAAGEVVWLNPFHPEVQKFITDLVVEAISQYDVDGIQFDDHMSLPNEFGYDPYTIALYKQETQKEPPAHPQATDWVKWRADKITAFMKQLNQAIQARKPNIIVSVSPNPYPSAYKSSLQDWVAWINQNIVDELIVQIYRPTLEAFLAQIARPELQAAKSKIPTAVGVLSGLRTTLMPISLVKAKVTAAQTDGLGVAFFYYESLWNNGPEPPDIRQAGIQSLFAWPATRSRRVQCSSGTITPASSPPPAPIIAN; from the coding sequence GTGACACAGTCCAGATGGCGCAAGTTGGCATATTGGCTCAGTTTGGGGTTGGGGGTGGTTCTGGCCTGGGGAATGCTCAGTCCAGTCTTGGCTCAGTCTCCCCCAAAAGTTGTGGATCCCCTCGATCATCCTGACAGCATTTACGTTCAACCCGCCGCCCCTGCTTCCCCCGCCCCAAGAGTGTCGGAACCGGAAATTCGCGGGGTTTGGCTGACAACTAACGACACTAGAATGCTCCGAGATCGTCCTAGACTAGCCCAGGCCATGGCGCAACTGGCCAATCTTAACTTCAATACGGTCTACCCGGTGATCTGGAATTCGGGCTATGTCACCTATCCTAGTCCAGTCGCTCAACGCCATAACATTCAGCCCTTTGTGATTCGGGGAATTCAAGATAACTATGACATCCTCGCTGAAGTGATTAACCAGGCCCACTGCCAAGGGTTACTGGCCATCCCCTGGTTTGAATTTGGCTTTATGGCCCCCGAAACCTCAGAGTTAGTCATGCAGCATCCCAACTGGGTAACGCAACGCCGAGATGGGACTAAAACCTGGGTCGGGGCGGCTGGAGAAGTGGTTTGGCTCAATCCTTTTCATCCCGAAGTCCAGAAATTTATTACGGATTTAGTTGTCGAGGCCATTAGCCAATATGACGTGGATGGGATTCAGTTTGATGACCACATGAGTCTGCCCAATGAGTTTGGCTATGATCCCTACACCATCGCACTTTATAAGCAAGAAACCCAAAAAGAGCCCCCGGCCCATCCCCAGGCCACGGATTGGGTCAAATGGCGGGCGGATAAGATTACGGCTTTCATGAAACAACTGAATCAAGCCATCCAGGCCCGTAAGCCCAATATTATTGTTTCGGTCTCCCCTAACCCCTACCCCTCAGCCTACAAGAGTTCCCTCCAAGATTGGGTGGCCTGGATTAACCAAAACATTGTCGATGAGTTGATTGTCCAAATTTATCGGCCCACCTTAGAAGCCTTTTTAGCGCAAATTGCCCGTCCAGAACTGCAAGCTGCCAAGTCAAAAATTCCCACCGCCGTTGGGGTACTCTCCGGTCTGCGCACGACCTTAATGCCGATCTCCCTCGTCAAAGCCAAAGTAACGGCGGCCCAAACCGATGGCCTGGGAGTTGCGTTCTTCTATTACGAAAGTTTATGGAACAATGGCCCAGAACCCCCAGACATTCGTCAAGCAGGTATCCAGTCTCTCTTTGCCTGGCCAGCCACTCGCAGTCGTCGGGTTCAATGTAGTTCAGGGACTATTACCCCGGCCAGTAGTCCGCCCCCTGCCCCTATCATTGCCAACTAA
- the ruvX gene encoding Holliday junction resolvase RuvX, which produces MSKTYYLGFDPGQDKCGLAIVTEFQQVITHRVVLADQALNVINQVLTTYKIQAIIIGNQTTSKTWQKKLKEGVSQEIVIKTVNERNSTLEARDRYWQMFPPQGLTKLLPPGLRQPPRPIDDIVAILLVERYLKAVRSD; this is translated from the coding sequence GTGAGTAAGACCTATTATTTAGGCTTTGACCCAGGCCAGGATAAATGTGGTTTAGCGATTGTGACTGAGTTTCAACAGGTCATTACTCATCGAGTGGTTTTAGCTGACCAGGCCCTTAATGTCATCAATCAAGTCCTCACAACCTATAAAATCCAGGCGATTATTATTGGTAATCAAACTACTTCAAAGACTTGGCAAAAAAAACTAAAAGAAGGAGTTAGCCAAGAAATTGTGATCAAAACGGTTAATGAACGGAACAGTACTCTAGAAGCTCGTGATCGATATTGGCAAATGTTTCCCCCGCAAGGTTTAACAAAATTGCTGCCCCCAGGCCTGCGCCAACCACCTCGTCCGATTGATGATATTGTGGCGATTTTACTAGTTGAACGGTATTTAAAAGCTGTTCGCTCAGACTGA
- a CDS encoding response regulator — protein sequence MSTQKILVIDDSKVIRMRVRDMLPEGDYQVLEAKDGQEGLNLIRQESPNLIMLDFLLPKVSGWEVFQELERRQDLGRVPLVIMSGRREEVTEKLQEPFELFEFIEKPFEKEDLDEAIKKAFAKARLAPATSQASTPETATVGGIDPAEFAALQAEVAELRAALAQAPVVTAGVAPEEFAALKAMVVELQFQVSQPAPTTSTIDPLEFAQLEASVAQLQMQSLADAHTVDPADFATLQGMVVEIQSQLARNSSQDHPPAELQANINSTEFQALQTLVNSLEEELHTIRHTLAQVVGFLKRKRPD from the coding sequence GTGTCAACCCAAAAAATCTTGGTGATTGATGATAGTAAAGTCATTCGGATGCGTGTCCGGGATATGCTCCCCGAGGGTGACTATCAGGTGCTAGAAGCCAAGGATGGCCAAGAGGGACTCAATTTAATTCGGCAAGAATCCCCTAACTTGATCATGTTAGACTTTCTCCTGCCTAAGGTCAGCGGCTGGGAGGTCTTCCAGGAATTGGAGCGGCGACAAGATTTAGGACGCGTCCCCCTAGTGATTATGTCTGGGCGGCGGGAGGAGGTCACGGAAAAGCTTCAAGAACCCTTTGAACTGTTCGAGTTCATTGAAAAACCCTTTGAAAAGGAGGACTTAGACGAAGCCATTAAAAAAGCCTTTGCCAAAGCTCGCCTAGCGCCTGCTACGTCCCAAGCTTCTACCCCAGAAACAGCAACGGTGGGCGGCATTGATCCGGCAGAATTTGCCGCTCTCCAGGCCGAGGTGGCAGAACTAAGAGCGGCCCTTGCTCAGGCCCCAGTTGTGACGGCTGGGGTTGCTCCAGAAGAGTTTGCGGCCCTAAAAGCAATGGTTGTTGAGCTACAGTTCCAAGTGAGTCAACCTGCCCCAACTACCAGCACCATTGACCCCCTAGAATTTGCCCAACTGGAAGCCAGCGTGGCCCAACTGCAAATGCAGAGCTTGGCTGATGCCCACACGGTTGACCCGGCTGATTTTGCCACCTTGCAAGGGATGGTTGTTGAAATTCAGTCCCAACTGGCTAGGAATTCGTCTCAGGATCACCCCCCAGCGGAACTACAAGCCAATATCAACTCAACTGAGTTCCAGGCCCTGCAAACCTTGGTTAACTCTCTGGAGGAAGAACTACATACGATTCGGCATACCCTCGCCCAAGTGGTTGGGTTCCTAAAACGGAAACGCCCAGATTAA
- a CDS encoding RNA methyltransferase, which yields MITSLHNPLVKQCRQLHQGKYRHRHQQLLLEGTHLIMEACAVRYPLLMVYSTPAWQGKNPVLYQHLQEIAEHLESVSETVLAALATTQTPDGIVAIAPRRPTSSLELHSLGLVLEGIQDPGNLGTLIRTAAAAGVEGIYLGPGCVDLEHPKVLRASAGQWFRLGFRQSSNLSQDLAPYQTSPDWQIIATRPSPNSCNYWDVNYGQPTIFLLGSEGQGLSPELLTQASQEVYIPQAPGVESLNVGVAAALLLYEVKRQRRNQSQST from the coding sequence ATGATCACCAGTTTGCACAATCCTCTGGTTAAACAGTGTCGGCAATTGCACCAGGGCAAATATCGCCATCGCCACCAGCAGTTACTCCTGGAAGGAACTCACCTGATTATGGAAGCCTGTGCGGTTCGTTACCCCTTATTGATGGTTTACAGTACCCCGGCCTGGCAAGGGAAAAACCCAGTGCTATATCAACATCTCCAGGAAATTGCCGAACACCTGGAATCAGTCAGTGAAACTGTTTTAGCGGCCTTGGCTACGACCCAAACCCCTGATGGAATTGTGGCCATTGCCCCCCGCCGCCCCACGTCATCTCTGGAACTCCACAGTCTCGGCCTGGTGTTAGAGGGGATTCAAGATCCCGGTAATTTAGGGACGCTGATTCGGACGGCCGCTGCGGCTGGAGTTGAGGGGATTTATCTGGGGCCAGGCTGCGTGGATTTGGAGCATCCCAAAGTTTTACGAGCAAGTGCGGGGCAATGGTTTCGACTCGGGTTTAGGCAAAGTAGTAATCTCAGCCAAGATTTAGCCCCCTATCAAACCAGCCCAGATTGGCAGATTATTGCCACCCGGCCTAGTCCTAACAGTTGCAATTATTGGGATGTGAATTATGGCCAACCCACTATTTTTTTATTGGGGAGTGAAGGACAGGGTCTTTCCCCAGAGCTACTCACCCAGGCCAGCCAAGAGGTTTATATTCCCCAGGCCCCCGGTGTTGAGTCTCTCAATGTTGGCGTTGCCGCCGCGCTCTTGCTTTATGAAGTCAAACGTCAACGCCGCAATCAGAGCCAATCTACCTAA
- a CDS encoding TIGR04376 family protein: MTNSAMKFLDDLSAFLEQRLDEFLAANPGLKLQILLLEVEQQEAETSQLLQSLMAQKQRAEQDILGLVANMRKWTERIQKAEAAHRPDLAQAARQREQDLRQRGNRLWQQMSQSQQQIPATQALLEKIKVRRQEIQAEIRKHQTQAPPPPFSKSESVPSPPSSFGQSLDPLEATFREMELKEALEELKRNMSR; this comes from the coding sequence GTGACTAACTCCGCCATGAAATTTCTAGATGATCTCTCAGCCTTTTTGGAGCAACGTCTAGATGAGTTCTTGGCAGCTAACCCTGGGCTGAAGTTACAGATTCTTCTTTTGGAAGTTGAACAACAGGAGGCAGAAACCAGCCAACTCTTACAATCCCTCATGGCTCAAAAACAACGGGCCGAACAAGACATCCTGGGCCTGGTGGCTAATATGCGGAAATGGACTGAGCGGATTCAAAAAGCGGAGGCCGCCCATCGCCCCGATCTCGCCCAGGCTGCCCGTCAACGGGAACAAGACCTCCGGCAACGCGGGAATAGGCTATGGCAACAGATGTCCCAATCTCAGCAGCAAATTCCAGCTACCCAGGCCCTGCTGGAAAAAATTAAAGTTCGCCGTCAGGAAATCCAAGCTGAAATCCGCAAACACCAAACCCAGGCCCCGCCGCCACCCTTCTCCAAATCGGAATCAGTCCCCTCACCCCCCTCTAGCTTTGGTCAGTCCTTAGATCCTCTAGAAGCAACCTTTCGGGAAATGGAATTAAAAGAAGCCCTCGAGGAACTCAAGCGGAATATGTCTCGCTAG
- the carA gene encoding glutamine-hydrolyzing carbamoyl-phosphate synthase small subunit: MTTSRAQSALLVLADGTVFMGKAFGAKGTTVGEVVFNTGMTGYQEVLTDPSYCGQIVTFTYPELGNTGVNREDEESIYPHVKGAIARNICEQPSNWRAEQSLSDYLKKHGIPGIYGIDTRALTRKIRTVGAMNGAISTEILDPVELLGQVQAAPSMQGLNLAKTVTTPKAYEWTEPTAAAWEFAATVDPDQAPLLVVAIDFGVKRNILRRLASYGCKVMVVPANTSAAEILAHNPDGIFLSNGPGDPAAVTEGITTAQALLEAGKPMFGICLGHQLLGLSLGADTFKLKFGHRGLNQPAGLAQKQVEITSQNHGFAITGESLTSKDVEITHLNLNDQTVAGLEHRTLPLFSVQYHPEASPGPHDADYLFAKFVQAMRNYRQHH; the protein is encoded by the coding sequence ATGACAACTTCCCGAGCACAAAGTGCCCTCCTTGTTCTTGCCGATGGTACGGTCTTTATGGGAAAAGCCTTTGGGGCCAAGGGCACAACCGTTGGCGAGGTGGTCTTTAATACGGGGATGACCGGTTATCAAGAAGTCTTAACAGACCCCAGCTATTGTGGGCAAATTGTGACATTTACCTATCCCGAATTGGGAAATACGGGCGTGAATCGGGAGGATGAAGAATCCATCTATCCCCACGTCAAAGGAGCCATTGCCCGGAACATCTGTGAACAACCCAGTAATTGGCGCGCCGAACAGTCCTTGTCCGATTACCTGAAAAAACACGGTATTCCGGGGATTTATGGCATTGATACCCGTGCCCTCACCCGGAAAATTCGCACCGTTGGGGCCATGAATGGGGCCATCTCCACCGAAATTTTAGATCCGGTTGAACTTTTGGGACAAGTCCAGGCCGCCCCGAGTATGCAAGGGTTAAACCTGGCTAAAACCGTCACGACCCCTAAAGCCTATGAGTGGACAGAACCCACCGCTGCGGCCTGGGAATTTGCGGCCACGGTTGACCCGGATCAAGCCCCCCTATTAGTGGTGGCCATTGACTTTGGTGTAAAGCGAAATATTCTCCGGCGGTTGGCTAGTTACGGCTGTAAAGTGATGGTCGTGCCGGCCAATACCAGTGCCGCTGAGATTTTGGCCCATAACCCCGATGGTATTTTTCTCTCCAACGGGCCGGGAGATCCTGCCGCGGTTACAGAAGGAATTACTACGGCCCAGGCCTTGCTCGAAGCGGGTAAACCGATGTTTGGCATTTGCCTGGGACATCAACTTTTGGGACTTTCTTTGGGGGCAGACACCTTTAAGTTGAAGTTTGGGCATCGGGGCTTAAATCAACCCGCTGGCCTGGCCCAAAAACAAGTCGAAATTACCAGTCAAAATCATGGGTTTGCCATTACGGGAGAATCTCTGACCAGCAAAGACGTGGAAATTACCCATCTCAACTTGAATGATCAAACGGTAGCGGGCCTGGAACACCGTACCCTCCCCCTCTTTTCGGTGCAATACCACCCTGAAGCTAGCCCTGGCCCCCATGATGCCGACTATCTCTTTGCTAAATTTGTCCAGGCCATGCGGAATTATCGCCAGCATCACTAA
- a CDS encoding DUF3352 domain-containing protein — protein MSNDLAWAGHELSPLRFVPRQATWMVTLTQPLHKVSPQIRPMVSEFFERQWDGLGLGRAGGSLLGLDAGLTLVNISPISEKTAQPVWIIPIKDAATTEKALTKLWEKLEITPLVEQFQGIEIFTPGLELATPQIALGIVGQSYLFVSPSAQALKESFIAAQSVDNSLLGANFYRTANLNLTRDNWGLSYLNLGAWSQVAQTGDAISPDRLFLQWENIKKPVSGLGIGTTLISSNLAPNSPAPTATKLNVSIPKLFPSDPAAVWVGHNFPAIWGQLSELLTGYGAGQPFLVQTLQALSRHLGINLKTEIEPWLTGDFGLAIFPRSSENNSQVSWHWQLTTPTNATVTAGLETLETSLRNQGWLKTPREFEAITAQAWSSTADAPPTFIQAQDQAFTTLATEMTELHPSGVEAQTPAWQPLLTRDSPDMLLHLDWATHQQAWQTTFPLLKVLKVSAPSLFENLDGITWLGLGQQGKVSRGEVILAWGK, from the coding sequence GTGAGCAATGACTTGGCCTGGGCTGGTCATGAATTAAGCCCCCTCAGGTTTGTCCCCCGCCAAGCGACCTGGATGGTAACCCTAACTCAACCTTTGCATAAAGTCTCTCCCCAGATACGCCCAATGGTTTCTGAGTTTTTTGAACGTCAGTGGGATGGCTTGGGCCTGGGGCGGGCGGGCGGGAGTCTTTTGGGCTTGGATGCTGGTTTGACCTTGGTGAATATTAGTCCAATCTCGGAAAAAACCGCCCAACCCGTCTGGATCATCCCAATCAAAGATGCGGCGACCACAGAAAAAGCCCTGACTAAGCTCTGGGAAAAACTGGAGATCACTCCCCTTGTCGAGCAGTTTCAAGGTATCGAAATATTCACCCCCGGCTTAGAGTTGGCTACTCCCCAGATTGCCTTGGGAATTGTTGGGCAAAGCTACTTATTTGTTAGCCCATCTGCCCAGGCCTTGAAAGAATCATTCATTGCCGCTCAATCCGTGGATAATTCCTTGTTGGGGGCGAATTTTTATCGGACTGCGAATCTCAATTTGACTCGGGACAATTGGGGGTTAAGTTATCTCAATCTTGGGGCCTGGAGTCAAGTTGCTCAAACTGGTGATGCAATTAGTCCGGATCGCTTGTTTTTACAATGGGAGAACATCAAAAAACCTGTCTCTGGCCTGGGGATTGGTACAACCTTGATTAGCTCCAACCTAGCCCCAAATTCCCCTGCACCGACTGCGACCAAACTGAATGTCTCTATCCCTAAACTCTTCCCGAGTGATCCGGCAGCCGTGTGGGTGGGGCATAATTTCCCGGCGATCTGGGGTCAACTGAGTGAATTATTGACTGGATACGGGGCCGGACAGCCATTTTTGGTGCAAACCCTCCAGGCCCTGAGTCGTCACTTGGGCATTAACCTCAAGACGGAAATTGAGCCTTGGTTGACGGGAGATTTTGGCTTGGCAATTTTTCCCCGTTCTTCAGAAAATAACTCTCAAGTCTCTTGGCATTGGCAACTCACGACTCCGACAAATGCAACGGTCACGGCCGGCCTGGAAACTTTAGAAACATCCTTGCGGAATCAGGGGTGGCTCAAAACTCCCAGGGAATTTGAAGCGATTACTGCCCAGGCCTGGAGTTCAACCGCCGATGCCCCCCCCACCTTTATCCAGGCCCAAGATCAAGCCTTTACCACCTTGGCAACAGAGATGACGGAACTACACCCGTCTGGTGTTGAAGCCCAAACCCCGGCCTGGCAGCCCCTTTTAACCCGTGACTCGCCGGATATGCTACTCCATCTGGATTGGGCCACCCATCAGCAGGCCTGGCAAACCACATTTCCCCTCCTTAAAGTCCTAAAAGTTTCTGCCCCAAGTCTGTTTGAAAATCTGGACGGAATCACTTGGCTGGGTCTGGGACAACAGGGAAAAGTCTCTCGGGGTGAGGTGATCCTGGCCTGGGGGAAATAA
- a CDS encoding Uma2 family endonuclease — protein sequence MAPVTADDLERQMPDARQLLSDEPEIESSLHYMQLLLLVSCLEWVWRDRDDFFIDANLTIYFSRQQLKHRDVRGPDFFLVENTTREPRNSWVVWEEDGRYPDLIIELLSDSTAQMDRVTKRELYGERFHTPEYFYFSPETLELAGFRLNFNQYEPIAPNECGWLWSEALGLFLGIHNGKLRYFSWDGALILTPNEAAVQEMWKAEQEAQRAEQEKARADRLAARLRMLGINPDEP from the coding sequence ATGGCCCCTGTTACAGCCGATGATCTAGAACGGCAGATGCCCGATGCTCGCCAACTGCTGAGCGATGAACCAGAGATAGAAAGCTCTCTGCACTATATGCAATTGCTGTTACTAGTGTCCTGTCTAGAGTGGGTATGGCGAGACCGAGATGACTTTTTCATTGATGCCAATCTGACAATTTACTTCAGTCGCCAACAACTCAAGCATCGGGATGTTCGCGGCCCTGATTTTTTCTTGGTCGAAAATACGACTCGAGAGCCTCGTAATTCCTGGGTAGTTTGGGAGGAAGATGGCCGTTACCCTGACTTAATTATTGAATTGCTGTCTGACTCAACGGCTCAAATGGATCGGGTGACAAAGCGAGAACTTTACGGAGAACGGTTTCACACGCCTGAGTATTTTTACTTTTCACCAGAAACCTTAGAATTGGCAGGCTTTAGGCTCAATTTCAATCAGTATGAACCCATAGCTCCCAATGAGTGTGGCTGGCTGTGGAGTGAAGCTTTGGGCTTGTTCCTCGGTATCCACAATGGTAAGCTGCGTTACTTTTCATGGGACGGGGCTTTGATTCTGACTCCGAATGAAGCCGCGGTGCAGGAGATGTGGAAGGCGGAACAGGAAGCCCAACGAGCCGAGCAGGAAAAAGCCCGGGCTGACCGTCTAGCAGCGAGGCTGAGAATGTTAGGGATTAATCCCGATGAACCCTGA
- the ilvC gene encoding ketol-acid reductoisomerase, translating into MARMYYDTDADLGLFAGKTVAIIGYGSQGHAHALNLRDSGVNVIVGLYPGSKSAAAAQAEGLAVHSVAEATKAADWIMILLPDEVQKEVYTKEIAPNLTAGKVLSFAHGFNIHFGQVVPPADVDVVMIAPKGPGHLVRRTYTQGQGVPALFAIYQDATGQARQRAMAYAKGIGGTRGGILETTFREETETDLFGEQVVLCGGLSALIKAGFETLVAAGYQPELAYFECLHEVKLIVDLIVEGGLAKMRDSISNTAEYGDLTRGPRIVTDETRAEMKKILKEIQEGQFAREFVLENMAGKPGFTAMRRREAEHPIEEVGKDLRAMFSWLNK; encoded by the coding sequence ATGGCACGGATGTATTACGACACAGATGCAGATTTAGGTTTATTTGCGGGTAAAACAGTGGCAATTATTGGCTACGGTTCCCAAGGTCATGCCCACGCGCTCAATTTACGGGATAGCGGCGTGAACGTCATTGTGGGGCTTTATCCCGGAAGTAAGTCTGCGGCTGCGGCCCAGGCCGAGGGGTTAGCTGTCCATTCTGTGGCTGAGGCCACCAAGGCGGCGGATTGGATCATGATTTTGCTGCCGGATGAAGTCCAAAAAGAGGTTTATACCAAGGAAATTGCTCCGAATTTAACGGCGGGAAAAGTTTTATCATTTGCCCACGGCTTTAATATTCACTTTGGTCAGGTGGTTCCCCCGGCGGATGTGGATGTGGTGATGATTGCGCCTAAGGGGCCTGGCCATTTAGTCCGGCGGACTTATACCCAAGGACAAGGGGTTCCGGCATTATTTGCCATTTATCAAGATGCCACGGGGCAAGCACGTCAACGGGCCATGGCCTATGCCAAGGGAATTGGCGGCACCCGCGGCGGTATTCTAGAAACCACGTTCCGGGAAGAAACCGAGACGGATCTGTTTGGCGAACAAGTGGTCTTGTGTGGTGGCTTGTCGGCCCTGATTAAGGCGGGGTTTGAAACCTTAGTGGCGGCGGGCTATCAACCGGAGTTGGCCTATTTTGAATGTCTCCATGAAGTCAAGTTGATTGTGGACTTGATTGTGGAAGGGGGCCTGGCCAAGATGCGGGACAGCATTTCCAACACAGCCGAGTATGGCGATTTAACCCGTGGCCCCCGGATTGTCACTGATGAAACTCGGGCTGAGATGAAGAAAATCCTCAAGGAAATCCAAGAAGGCCAGTTTGCCCGTGAATTTGTTCTGGAAAATATGGCCGGAAAACCAGGATTCACAGCGATGCGGCGGCGGGAAGCAGAACACCCGATTGAAGAAGTCGGTAAAGACCTGCGGGCCATGTTTAGCTGGTTGAATAAATAA
- a CDS encoding RNA-binding protein — translation MSIYVGNLSYTATQEDLEAVFAEYGSVKQVYLPVDRDTGRKRGFGFVEMSTDAEEDAAIAELDGAEWMGRQLKVNKARPREAAGGGGRFAR, via the coding sequence ATGTCAATTTATGTCGGCAACCTTTCTTACACTGCCACTCAGGAAGATTTAGAGGCCGTATTTGCCGAGTACGGTTCAGTCAAGCAAGTTTATTTACCCGTAGATCGTGATACTGGACGTAAACGCGGGTTTGGTTTTGTCGAGATGTCCACGGATGCGGAAGAAGATGCGGCCATTGCTGAATTGGATGGGGCCGAGTGGATGGGACGACAACTGAAGGTGAACAAGGCGCGCCCGCGAGAAGCTGCTGGGGGTGGTGGCCGGTTTGCCCGCTAG
- a CDS encoding TVP38/TMEM64 family protein encodes MILAVVLTGPLRWLFDYEALVSMIRSWGPWAVVLFVGLFALSTVVGLPATFFPIAGGAIFGLVWGSVWALTGATVGAMGAFWLARYLLHGWAERKFGNHKYVAKFNQAVQANPISFVLAVRLAPFSPFSFVNFLFGLTSIDTWSYGLGTFVGLIPSIVLYTWFGVAGDQLVVSGNPVPIILVSLGLVLLSILPILWKRFRGQQSSKS; translated from the coding sequence ATGATTTTAGCCGTCGTTTTAACTGGCCCACTACGCTGGTTATTTGACTACGAAGCTTTGGTGTCCATGATCAGGAGTTGGGGCCCTTGGGCAGTTGTCCTATTTGTCGGCTTATTTGCCCTATCTACAGTTGTGGGTCTTCCTGCCACTTTCTTTCCCATTGCTGGGGGGGCGATTTTTGGCCTGGTTTGGGGCAGTGTTTGGGCATTGACTGGGGCTACAGTGGGGGCAATGGGGGCATTTTGGTTAGCCCGCTATTTACTCCATGGCTGGGCGGAACGCAAATTTGGCAACCACAAGTATGTGGCCAAGTTCAACCAGGCCGTGCAGGCCAACCCCATTTCCTTTGTTCTGGCTGTCCGCCTGGCCCCCTTTTCTCCCTTTAGCTTTGTGAATTTTTTGTTTGGACTTACATCCATTGATACCTGGAGCTATGGCCTGGGAACGTTTGTGGGCTTGATTCCGAGTATTGTCCTCTATACCTGGTTTGGTGTGGCGGGAGATCAGTTGGTGGTGAGTGGTAATCCGGTGCCGATTATTTTGGTTAGCCTCGGCCTGGTGCTGTTGTCCATCTTACCCATCCTCTGGAAACGGTTCCGGGGGCAGCAAAGCTCCAAATCCTAG